Proteins from a genomic interval of Chionomys nivalis chromosome 7, mChiNiv1.1, whole genome shotgun sequence:
- the Natd1 gene encoding protein NATD1, translating into MAHATPPSALEQGGPIRVEHDRQRRQFSVRLNGCHDRAVLLYEYVGKRIVDLQHTEVPDAYRGRGIAKHLAKAALDFVVEEDLKAHLTCWYIQKYVKENPLPQYLEHLQP; encoded by the exons ATGGCACACGCGACCCCACCGAGCGCGCTGGAACAAGGCGGCCCCATCCGCGTGGAACACGACCGCCAACGCCGCCAGTTCTCCGTGCGCCTCAACG GATGTCATGACCGGGCTGTCCTGCTCTATGAGTATGTGGGCAAGCGGATCGTAGACCTGCAGCACACAGAGGTTCCAGATGCTTACCGTGGGCGTGGCATTGCCAAGCACCTGGCCAAG GCCGCCCTGGACTTCGTGGTGGAGGAAGACCTCAAGGCTCACCTCACCTGCTGGTATATCCAGAAATACGTCAAGGAAAACCCCCTGCCACAGTACCTGGAGCACCTACAGCCATGA